A window from Myxocyprinus asiaticus isolate MX2 ecotype Aquarium Trade chromosome 37, UBuf_Myxa_2, whole genome shotgun sequence encodes these proteins:
- the LOC127428374 gene encoding 39S ribosomal protein L45, mitochondrial-like, which translates to MATSICRTLKSLHLTTCHNIKYVAPLLDVRLPRSVVVPVRTKKRYFIPPAVNVKQKTQAEQEAQARAAGVVVRQQYMERAINISCTAGIFDPYVPPEGDARLSTLSKEGLKQRTEQLRQSAASQLAIRKIKDHDSEFSTKEFPARAQEIFIEAHAALTQFNKEKLHSLVTERCYPEVVRGNRYKTLRWRFIESLEPPRVVHARCPDMISKGNLYAQVTLRMHSRQTLAIYDRFGRLMLGDEEEPRDVLEYLVLERHLVNPYGRWRLHGKIVPAWAPPKDPIIKTVMIPGPKLKPEEEFEDLNYQVPKPKAMQWYK; encoded by the exons ATGGCGACGTCCATCTGTAGGACGTTGAAATCCCTTCATCTAACAACATGTCATAATATTAAg TATGTTGCGCCGCTGCTGGACGTGCGGCTCCCGAGGTCGGTGGTGGTTCCGGTCCGCACAAAGAAGCGCTATTTCATTCCTCCGGCTGTGAACGTGAAACAAAAAACACAAGCCGAGCAGGAAGCTCAAGCCCGAGCTGCGGGTGTTGTGGTTCGGCAGCAGTACATGGAGAGAGCCATCAACATCTCATGCACAG CGGGCATCTTTGATCCTTACGTTCCTCCTGAAGGAGACGCTCGACTTTCCACACTGTCCAAAGAAGGTCTGAAACAGCGCACAGAGCAGCTCCGTCAGAGTGCAGCTTCACAGCTGGC GATTCGTAAAATAAAGGACCATGACTCAGAGTTCTCCACAAAGGAGTTCCCAGCTCGAGCACAGGAGATTTTCATCGAGGCTCATGCAGCACTCACACA GTTTAACAAAGAAAAGCTTCATTCTTTGGTGACAGAGAGGTGTTACCCA GAGGTGGTTCGGGGAAACCGCTATAAGACACTGCGCTGGCGCTTCATTGAGTCACTGGAACCACCACGGGTGGTTCATGCACGATGTCCTGACATGATCAGCAAGGGCAACCTGTACGCTCAGGTGACTCTCCGCATGCACTCCAGACAG ACATTGGCAATCTATGACCGCTTTGGTCGGTTGATGCTTGGGGATGAGGAGGAACCCAGGGATGTCCTGGAATACCTGGTGCTAGAGAGGCATCTGGTCAACCCTTATGGGCGCTGGAGACTTCACGGCAAGATTGTTCCAGCGTGGGCTCCACCAAAAGATCCCATTATTAAG ACTGTAATGATTCCTGGCCCTAAGCTCAAGCCCGAGGAAGAGTTTGAGGATCTGAATTACCAGGTACCAAAGCCCAAGGCAATGCAGTGGTACAAGTAA